GTTGCGCTCGGATCGCCATGCCGCTGCCTGCTGGATTTTCGGGAGCGTTTCGTGGATGAATTCCTGGCCGCCAAAGCCTGGATTTACGGTCATCACGAGTAACGTGTCGATCTTCTCGAGGAATGGCCTGGCGAGTGAAATGGCCGTCGGCGGATTGACCGCGAGGCCGACCTTGCAACCGAGCTTTTTGATTTTCCAGAAAAGGCTCGTCACCTGTTCGCCGAGTTCCACGTGCACCGTCATCTGGCCCGCTCCCGCCTGCGCAAATGGCTGCAGGAGAATCTCGGGACACGAGCACATCAGGTGAACGTCGAAGAACATCCTCGTCACCGGGCGCAGTGTTTTGACGAGAGCGGGTCCGAAGGAAATGTTCGGCACGAAATGCCCGTCCATGATGTCCAGGTGAAGCCAGTCCGCACCCGATCGGCTGACGCGCTCGACCTCCTTGCCGAAGCGGGCGTAATCGGCAGCAAGGAGCGAAGGCGCAATGATCATCGGCTAACCGTATTGAAACCGCGGGACGGGAGTCAATTCGGGGGTGGGACAAAAAAGAAAGAGGCTGGACGAGTCCAGCCTCTTATGAGAACAAATTTCAATTTCCATTTCGCAGCATCGGCACCGCGAATCTTTGTCATTGGTGCGGCGCCGCAGACATACGCCCTACTTCACACACAGCAACTGCATTTTTGCTCGCAACGACGCGCTTACAATACGGGATCCGCGGATCCCAGCGAGTCCC
The Verrucomicrobiia bacterium genome window above contains:
- the rpe gene encoding ribulose-phosphate 3-epimerase, with protein sequence MIIAPSLLAADYARFGKEVERVSRSGADWLHLDIMDGHFVPNISFGPALVKTLRPVTRMFFDVHLMCSCPEILLQPFAQAGAGQMTVHVELGEQVTSLFWKIKKLGCKVGLAVNPPTAISLARPFLEKIDTLLVMTVNPGFGGQEFIHETLPKIQQAAAWRSERNLKFHIQVDGGINHQTAVECARVGADNFVSGTTLFKQRNMGAAVRKLRKLLAAVEATGRKTLQQQTNTKAL